Sequence from the Deferrivibrio essentukiensis genome:
ATGCTAGTTTCAAGAATAAGCGCTTCGATATACACCTGTTTTCTTGGAACGTCGAGTTTTTCAATAAGAGCAGCGATATTGTCATAAAGCTCCTTATCCCCTAATGCGATAATTGAATTGGTAGATTTATCAGAAGCCACCTTAGAGCTAATAGATTTTTTGTCCTTTGGGTCAACCATTGTCGCCAACAATTTATTCAGTATCTTTTCCACATCCTCAGCCTGTACGTTCTTAAGATTGTAAACCTGAGGTTTGGTGGCAGAAACTGTTGCACTGCTATCAAGCTTTTCTATTAAATACTCTGCCTTTGCCATCTCATTTGGCTTGGCACCTATTATCAAAGTATTCGTATAATCATCGGAAATCGTTACAGGATTAAACGGCAATAACCCTTGAGTTGCAAGTTGTTTATAAAATTCTTTCAACTTATTTTCAAGACTGGTAGCAGTGGTGTTTTTTATTATAAAACTTTTAAATTCAAAATCGTTGGCATATTTTTCCATTTCATTAAGTATCTCTTTTATTTTCAAAATTCTTTCTGTCTCATCACTTACAACAATAGCATTGACCTCTTTGACTATTTGAAAACTTCCGAATTTTGACTTAATGGAAACAAGACTTTGGGCAACCTTGGCTAATTCCAAATTATCAAGAGTTATGACCGCAGTAACAAAATTTGTGGAGCTTTTTTTATTACCATCATACAAATCTTCGTTATATTCCTTTATGTCCTGCTTTTTCAAAACTTGCAGGTAATTTCCCTTATCAACCGCATAATAGCCGTTCACAGAAAGGACTGAGTGCATTATTTCAAGCAAATTTTCTTTTGACAACTTCGCATTACTCTGTATCGTCAAGTTGCCGGAAATACTGTTTTCATCGTAAACAACAGACTTTCCGGTAAATTCAGAAACAAACAGTAAAAAGTCTTTCAAACTTACATTTTTAAATTGAGCATCAATATCTGCAGCTATCGAATAAAAGCTAACAAGCATTATCAACAAAATAAAAAACCTTTTCATCTACATCTCCTCAAATTCTAATTTAGAGTATTAAAATGTCTAATCTATTTCGACAAAAACAGACTTTTTCTGCCCCCTTCTTAAAATATCTATACTTACAGCAGTTACATCTGAAATTTTTCCTAATAGTTCCATCATCTTTTGAGGATTCTCTACAGAATCACCGTTAATCCTAACAATTACATCACCTGGATTTATCCCTATTTTCCTCAAAATTGAATCGCTGGCCATCCTGCTGATTCTATAACCAATAAACTCATTTTTGTTGTAATAAGGGGATATAAAAACTGTCCTGATAAGTGAATTAATATCTTTGAGTTGTGCCTCCACATCGCTACGTTTTACTTTATAGTTAAGTGAGCTTGCTGAATTGCTGCCATTGGTTGAAATTATTTTACTCGGTGCACCAATACCGCTCTTCCCTTTTTCCAACTTTAACTCAACCCTTTTGCCATTTTTATTTAAAACCAGTATATCATTTTCTACGTATTCAATGGTATAACCCTCTACCTCTTTTTCTGAAGAAAACACATAAGCCTTATCATTGAGCAAGACCAAAGCCAATATTAGTCCGTTTTCGTCTGTATAACCCAAAGCTTTTAAGTTATCGGTCACTGTCAAATCAGCCGTGTTTTGCTTTGTGTCTTCTTGCAATACACTTGCAGGTTTTTCGTCGGATATGTCCAATTTAAAAGGATTAATTCTTAAAATATCCTCAACATCATATCTTTTTGATGAATCTATTGAAGGCTTGCTCTCAACAGAAATTTTTGAAGAGACAGGGACATAATATTTATATTCAATATATTTTGATATGGAATATGCAGAAGCAATGGAAAAGCCCGATATTGCTATAAACATAAAAGCTGACTTTATATTCATACTTTAAGTATCCTAAATAAAATTATACTGCCATAAAAATATCAAAATCTTTTAAATATATTGCTATCACATTACAATCTTTTTTTCAAATAAAAC
This genomic interval carries:
- the gspD gene encoding type II secretion system secretin GspD gives rise to the protein MKRFFILLIMLVSFYSIAADIDAQFKNVSLKDFLLFVSEFTGKSVVYDENSISGNLTIQSNAKLSKENLLEIMHSVLSVNGYYAVDKGNYLQVLKKQDIKEYNEDLYDGNKKSSTNFVTAVITLDNLELAKVAQSLVSIKSKFGSFQIVKEVNAIVVSDETERILKIKEILNEMEKYANDFEFKSFIIKNTTATSLENKLKEFYKQLATQGLLPFNPVTISDDYTNTLIIGAKPNEMAKAEYLIEKLDSSATVSATKPQVYNLKNVQAEDVEKILNKLLATMVDPKDKKSISSKVASDKSTNSIIALGDKELYDNIAALIEKLDVPRKQVYIEALILETSIENGANFGVEWLAGGGNSNAAGSVGFLNGGNLTNFQAPVLDGESPNFAALPGGFTASILGNVISYEGVKFPTLSALVNFIKTDSSINIISNPQILTLDNEEAEVFVGENRPFVTSTKYDSNNSNPVSSYDYRDVGVRLKVTPHIADNETLTLKVEQEVKKVIANATSADLTAPITLTRQTKTNVELINGYTMVISGLIGDDTSVSNSEVPGLSKIPLIGWLFKSKSRSDSKTNMMVFISAQIINTRDDLKLITAEKMQYQQMINKNQQKVINGK